A single region of the Streptomyces sp. NBC_00425 genome encodes:
- a CDS encoding response regulator transcription factor, with translation MTTACGTVLVVEDEPSIADVLAIALRYHRFEVMTAGTVREALALADRTRPDAALLDVMLPDGDGRALGRELRARRPDLALVFLTARDAPAEIVGALGFGDDYITKPFDIDVVVARITAVLRRTRPADVLPQRPPLRYGDLELDETTYEVHRAGRSVELTPTEYALLRFLVRNGGRVVPKEQLLRHVWQYEHTPPESTVVETYISYLRRKLDSLGPPVITTRRGVGYGLA, from the coding sequence ATGACGACGGCTTGTGGAACCGTGCTGGTCGTGGAGGACGAACCGAGCATCGCGGACGTCCTCGCCATCGCCCTGCGCTATCACCGCTTCGAGGTCATGACGGCGGGCACGGTCCGTGAGGCCCTCGCCCTCGCCGACCGGACCAGGCCGGACGCGGCCCTCCTCGACGTGATGCTGCCGGACGGCGACGGCAGGGCGCTGGGGCGCGAACTGCGGGCCCGCAGGCCCGACCTGGCGCTGGTGTTCCTCACCGCGCGGGACGCGCCGGCCGAGATCGTCGGCGCCCTCGGCTTCGGCGACGACTACATCACCAAGCCGTTCGACATCGACGTGGTGGTCGCCCGGATCACGGCGGTCCTGCGGCGCACCCGGCCGGCCGACGTCCTGCCGCAGCGGCCGCCGCTGCGCTACGGCGACCTGGAGCTGGACGAGACGACGTACGAGGTGCACCGGGCGGGGCGCTCGGTCGAGCTCACCCCCACCGAGTACGCGCTGCTGCGCTTCCTGGTGCGCAACGGCGGCCGGGTCGTGCCCAAGGAACAACTCCTGCGCCACGTCTGGCAGTACGAGCACACCCCGCCGGAGTCGACCGTCGTGGAGACTTACATCAGCTATCTGCGGCGCAAGCTGGACTCCCTGGGGCCGCCGGTGATCACCACCCGGCGTGGCGTGGGATACGGGCTGGCGTGA
- a CDS encoding sensor histidine kinase, giving the protein MRRIHRHGVHSLRAKLTAASVGLLALGIVVATAVSLMGMRHYLLDQVDTELTRLRDSLGGSRLTLSQIDSLSALSVVSDRLSPRGGDAPPAPDSVFTAVDGRGTALTLFGVEPTEAQRGLADAVRDPDALAAADGPSDVTVHGVPYRATATRLSDGTYILLATSTEALHNGIAKALRLDLAVGTLLLALLACLTLFSVRRRMRPLEDMVETSSAIAEGDLTRRVPSSQHPAHEVEQLRLALNSMLHQVETAYRTRERSAAQLRRFVADASHELRTPLSAIRGYLQLYDQGMLVEPEERRRAWDRMNGEVDRMGRLVDELLMLARLDQRPELRLRTVDVSRLVRESAQDLRAQQPGRPVTVEADGAVLLRADESGLRQVLGNLVGNVRTHTPAGVPVRLGVGRVDGVVRLWVEDEGPGLAAEDAARVFDRFFRAGGGAGSGLGLAIVQGVVGAHGGEVSVRTAPGEGLGVTVTLPTRPKTCA; this is encoded by the coding sequence GTGAGGCGGATCCACCGGCACGGCGTCCACTCCCTGCGCGCCAAGCTGACGGCGGCGAGCGTCGGGCTGCTCGCGCTCGGCATCGTCGTGGCGACCGCCGTCAGCCTGATGGGGATGCGGCACTACCTGCTCGACCAGGTGGACACCGAGCTGACCCGTCTGCGCGACTCGCTCGGCGGTTCGCGGCTCACGCTGAGCCAGATCGACTCGCTGAGCGCGCTGAGCGTCGTCAGCGACCGCCTCTCGCCCCGGGGCGGCGACGCGCCTCCCGCGCCGGACTCGGTGTTCACCGCCGTCGACGGCCGGGGCACCGCCCTCACCCTGTTCGGCGTCGAGCCCACCGAAGCCCAGCGCGGTCTCGCCGACGCCGTACGGGACCCGGATGCGCTGGCCGCCGCCGACGGCCCGAGCGACGTCACCGTGCACGGCGTCCCCTACCGGGCGACCGCGACCCGGCTCTCCGACGGCACGTACATCCTGCTGGCCACCTCCACCGAGGCCCTCCACAACGGCATAGCGAAGGCCCTCCGGCTGGACCTCGCCGTCGGCACGCTGCTGCTGGCGCTGCTCGCCTGTCTGACGCTGTTCAGCGTGCGGCGGCGGATGCGGCCGCTGGAGGACATGGTGGAGACCTCGTCGGCGATCGCCGAGGGGGACCTGACCCGGCGGGTGCCCTCCAGCCAGCACCCCGCCCACGAGGTCGAACAGCTGCGGCTGGCCCTGAACTCGATGCTCCACCAGGTGGAGACGGCGTACCGCACGCGCGAGCGCAGCGCGGCCCAGCTACGCCGTTTCGTGGCCGACGCCTCGCACGAGCTGCGCACCCCGCTCTCCGCGATCCGCGGCTATCTCCAGCTGTACGACCAGGGGATGCTGGTCGAGCCGGAGGAGCGCCGGCGGGCCTGGGACCGGATGAACGGCGAGGTGGACCGGATGGGCCGGCTGGTCGACGAGCTGCTCATGCTGGCCCGTCTCGACCAGCGGCCCGAGCTGCGGCTGCGCACGGTGGACGTGAGCCGTCTGGTGCGGGAGTCGGCGCAGGACCTGCGGGCGCAGCAGCCCGGCCGTCCGGTGACCGTCGAGGCCGACGGGGCCGTGCTGCTGCGGGCCGACGAGTCGGGGCTGCGGCAGGTGCTGGGCAACCTGGTCGGCAACGTGCGCACGCACACGCCGGCCGGGGTACCGGTGCGGCTCGGCGTGGGGCGGGTGGACGGCGTCGTACGGCTGTGGGTGGAGGACGAGGGGCCGGGGCTGGCCGCCGAGGACGCGGCCCGGGTCTTCGACCGCTTCTTCCGGGCCGGCGGCGGCGCGGGCAGCGGGCTGGGCCTGGCGATCGTGCAGGGCGTCGTCGGGGCCCACGGGGGCGAGGTGAGCGTGCGGACGGCGCCGGGTGAGGGCCTGGGAGTGACGGTGACGTTGCCGACCCGCCCGAAGACCTGCGCGTAG
- a CDS encoding ATP-binding protein, whose product MSRRNSFRLPRHPASVGLARRRVRDHLVDWGHRPDDPALTGAVLVVSELATNVVRHTSPARSSGRPDPVREREFEVAVTALGDGSCLIEVSDEGRQAPRLRQVGEWEEHGRGLPLVEHIATAWGVWSRGRHGKTVWALVAAPF is encoded by the coding sequence GTGTCGAGACGCAACTCCTTCCGGCTGCCCCGGCATCCGGCGTCCGTCGGCCTCGCCCGGCGCCGGGTGCGGGACCATCTCGTCGACTGGGGACACCGCCCCGACGACCCCGCGCTCACCGGCGCCGTCCTCGTCGTGTCCGAGCTGGCCACCAACGTCGTGCGCCACACGTCTCCCGCGCGCTCCTCGGGCCGGCCGGACCCCGTGCGCGAGCGGGAGTTCGAGGTGGCGGTGACCGCCCTGGGCGACGGCTCGTGCCTGATAGAGGTCTCCGACGAGGGACGGCAGGCCCCCCGGCTGCGGCAGGTGGGGGAGTGGGAGGAGCACGGCCGCGGACTGCCCCTGGTGGAGCACATCGCCACGGCGTGGGGCGTGTGGAGCAGAGGCCGCCACGGCAAGACCGTCTGGGCCCTGGTCGCCGCCCCCTTCTGA
- a CDS encoding ABC transporter substrate-binding protein, with translation MRILLTPLVLAVIAVGGWQLLPSKEKSDATITVGTTDTVTSLDPAGAYDAGSWALFSNVFQSLLTYEPGGVSPVPDAARSCSFAKGSLLTYTCELRDDLAFTDGDKVTAEDVKFSFDRVKKINADVGPASLFSTLKSVDAKNLTVTFHLSSPDATFPFKVATGAGSILDHTRYPADALRTGDGVDGTGPYALTGYTKGEKAELSPNSRYRGAVSTGAPVELRYYSDPEALEKAWKAEDVEAATRQLPPAVLAALNASDPGQRVTEADSSEIRNLYFDTRSGSPLHDVDVRKAVAWLIDREQLASTVYDGTVEPLYSLIPTGITGHTTSFFDSYPAQDPGKARKLLEKAGVSIPVKFTYGYGLGSGSAAAEAAEIKRQLEAGGLFKVNVKGYEWTDFQKRWATGRLDAYAVGWVADYPDPDTFAAPLVGTDSTMNTGYSDKGVDKYIADSRQFADRGRVADDFRGLQQVIAEDVPVIPLWQRKEYVVTSSAVGGGQYLADGNGVFRLWKLDRI, from the coding sequence ATGCGGATTCTCCTGACGCCGCTGGTCCTCGCGGTGATCGCAGTGGGCGGATGGCAGCTGCTGCCGTCGAAGGAGAAGAGCGACGCGACCATCACGGTCGGCACCACGGACACCGTCACCTCGCTGGACCCGGCGGGCGCCTACGACGCCGGATCCTGGGCGCTGTTCAGCAACGTCTTCCAGTCGCTGCTGACATACGAGCCGGGCGGCGTCTCGCCGGTGCCGGACGCGGCCAGGAGCTGTTCCTTCGCCAAGGGCAGCCTGCTCACCTACACCTGCGAACTGCGTGACGACCTCGCCTTCACCGACGGCGACAAGGTGACGGCCGAGGACGTGAAGTTCTCCTTCGACCGGGTCAAGAAGATCAACGCGGATGTCGGTCCGGCGTCCCTGTTCTCCACCCTGAAGTCCGTGGACGCCAAGAACCTGACCGTCACCTTCCATCTGTCGTCGCCGGACGCCACCTTCCCGTTCAAGGTGGCCACCGGGGCCGGATCGATTCTCGACCACACCCGCTATCCGGCCGACGCCCTGCGCACGGGCGACGGCGTCGACGGCACCGGCCCCTACGCGCTCACCGGGTACACCAAGGGCGAGAAGGCCGAGCTGTCGCCCAACTCGCGCTACCGGGGCGCGGTCTCCACGGGCGCGCCCGTCGAGCTGCGCTACTACTCCGACCCGGAGGCGCTGGAGAAGGCGTGGAAGGCCGAGGACGTCGAGGCGGCCACCCGCCAGCTGCCGCCCGCGGTCCTCGCCGCCCTCAACGCCAGCGACCCCGGCCAGCGGGTCACCGAGGCCGACAGCTCCGAGATCCGCAACCTGTACTTCGACACCCGCTCCGGCTCGCCGCTGCACGACGTCGACGTCCGCAAGGCGGTGGCCTGGCTGATCGACCGCGAGCAGCTCGCGTCGACCGTGTACGACGGGACCGTCGAGCCGCTGTACTCGCTCATCCCGACCGGGATCACCGGTCACACCACCTCCTTCTTCGACAGCTACCCGGCCCAGGATCCCGGGAAGGCGCGCAAGCTCCTGGAGAAGGCCGGCGTCAGCATCCCGGTGAAGTTCACCTACGGCTACGGCCTGGGCAGCGGCTCGGCGGCGGCCGAGGCCGCGGAGATCAAGCGGCAGCTGGAGGCCGGCGGCCTGTTCAAGGTGAACGTCAAGGGTTACGAGTGGACCGACTTCCAGAAGCGGTGGGCCACCGGCAGACTCGACGCCTACGCCGTCGGCTGGGTCGCCGACTACCCCGACCCGGACACCTTCGCGGCCCCGCTCGTCGGCACCGACTCCACCATGAACACCGGCTACAGCGACAAGGGCGTCGACAAGTACATCGCCGACAGCCGGCAGTTCGCCGACCGCGGCCGGGTCGCCGACGACTTCCGCGGACTGCAGCAGGTCATCGCCGAGGACGTGCCGGTCATCCCGCTGTGGCAGCGCAAGGAGTACGTCGTCACCTCCTCGGCGGTCGGCGGCGGCCAGTACCTGGCGGACGGCAACGGCGTGTTCCGCCTCTGGAAGCTCGACCGGATCTGA
- a CDS encoding metallophosphoesterase, which produces MVIVFALVALTVLVTANWYLWRRLFRDTTRGPGWARRGGAALIAGGWVLAVGALVAERSGAPFLLQQVLAWPGFLWLALSVYLLLGVVVGEAVRPLLRRFLERRARAGAPAGTSVAGPRPDPVPVGAPALERSASGQNPAPGTPGPGESGQRKPGRGKPEPEESGSAKSGPGRPGPEQADSRQQASGQQASGRSASGRSASAEPGAGRPGAGAPSPSRRLFVARVAAGAAAAAAAGTVGYGTYGVLRGPRVKRVTVALAKLPRAAHGYRIAVVSDIHLGPVLGRGFAQKVVDTINATQPDLIAVVGDLVDGSVKDLGPAAAPLSQLRARHGSYFVTGNHEYFSGAASWVEEVRRLGLTPLENARTELGWFDLAGVNDIAGESEGQGPDFTRALGGRDTARACVLLAHQPVQIHDAMRHGVDLQLSGHTHGGQLWPGNFVAAAANPTVAGLERHGDTQLYVSRGAGAWGPPTRVGAPSDITVVELASRHA; this is translated from the coding sequence ATGGTGATCGTCTTCGCGCTCGTCGCACTGACCGTGCTGGTCACGGCCAACTGGTACCTGTGGCGCCGGCTGTTCCGCGACACCACCCGCGGCCCCGGGTGGGCCCGCCGCGGCGGCGCCGCGCTCATCGCCGGCGGCTGGGTCCTGGCCGTCGGCGCCCTCGTCGCCGAGCGGTCCGGCGCCCCCTTCCTGCTCCAGCAGGTCCTCGCCTGGCCGGGCTTCCTCTGGCTGGCCCTGTCGGTCTACCTGCTGCTGGGCGTCGTCGTGGGCGAGGCGGTACGGCCGCTGCTGCGCCGCTTCCTGGAAAGGCGGGCACGCGCCGGAGCCCCGGCCGGGACGTCCGTCGCCGGCCCGCGGCCGGATCCGGTCCCGGTGGGCGCGCCCGCCCTCGAACGCTCCGCCTCGGGGCAGAACCCGGCACCGGGCACGCCGGGACCGGGCGAGTCGGGTCAGCGGAAGCCGGGTCGGGGGAAGCCGGAGCCGGAGGAGTCCGGGTCGGCGAAGTCCGGGCCGGGGCGGCCGGGGCCGGAGCAGGCGGACTCCCGGCAGCAGGCGTCCGGGCAGCAGGCGTCCGGGCGATCGGCGTCCGGGCGGTCGGCGTCAGCGGAGCCGGGGGCGGGGAGGCCGGGCGCCGGGGCGCCCTCGCCGTCCCGGCGGCTGTTCGTCGCCCGGGTGGCGGCCGGCGCGGCGGCCGCGGCCGCCGCGGGGACCGTCGGCTACGGCACCTACGGCGTGCTGCGCGGACCCCGGGTCAAGCGGGTGACCGTTGCGCTCGCCAAGCTTCCGCGGGCCGCACACGGTTACCGGATCGCGGTGGTCAGCGACATCCATCTGGGCCCGGTGCTGGGCCGGGGCTTCGCGCAGAAGGTCGTGGACACGATCAACGCGACGCAGCCCGACCTGATCGCGGTCGTCGGCGACCTCGTCGACGGCAGCGTCAAGGACCTCGGGCCGGCGGCCGCCCCGCTCTCGCAGCTGAGGGCCCGTCACGGCAGCTACTTCGTCACCGGCAACCACGAGTACTTCTCCGGCGCCGCGAGCTGGGTCGAGGAGGTGCGCCGGCTCGGCCTCACCCCGTTGGAGAACGCGCGCACCGAGCTCGGCTGGTTCGACCTCGCCGGCGTCAACGACATCGCCGGCGAGAGCGAGGGACAGGGTCCCGACTTCACCCGGGCGCTCGGCGGGCGCGACACCGCACGCGCCTGCGTGCTCCTCGCCCACCAGCCGGTCCAGATCCACGACGCGATGCGCCACGGCGTCGACCTCCAGCTCTCCGGACACACCCACGGCGGTCAGCTGTGGCCCGGCAACTTCGTCGCCGCCGCCGCGAACCCCACCGTGGCGGGACTCGAACGCCACGGCGACACCCAGCTGTACGTGTCCCGGGGCGCCGGCGCCTGGGGTCCGCCCACGCGCGTCGGCGCGCCGTCCGACATCACCGTCGTCGAACTGGCCTCCCGGCACGCCTGA
- a CDS encoding SCO4848 family membrane protein: MTLSRRLSWFLLAFGVWSWIIWVTFVKNLVKDSSGLAFEDGDPTAYFWVHLTLAVVSFVLGTVVGAIGLRGLRALGRTS, from the coding sequence ATGACGCTCAGCCGCCGCCTCTCCTGGTTCCTGCTCGCCTTCGGGGTGTGGAGCTGGATCATCTGGGTCACTTTCGTCAAGAACCTGGTCAAGGACAGCAGCGGGCTCGCGTTCGAGGACGGCGACCCCACCGCGTACTTCTGGGTGCATCTCACGCTGGCCGTCGTGTCCTTCGTATTGGGGACGGTCGTCGGGGCCATCGGGTTGCGTGGTCTGCGCGCACTCGGCCGGACGTCATAG
- a CDS encoding D-alanyl-D-alanine carboxypeptidase family protein yields MPAPMKQTVRRSLLVTSATLAALALTAPVSLAAPIPPPSAPRSPSASPPASASASPSAGASKRASASAAPSVTPPAKMSTVGGARLGQAGTQVTIAGGAPVLPKDLTARSWIVADAESGDVLASHNAHWRLPPASTMKMLFADTVLPRFPRATVHKVDPKDLAGIGSGSSLVGIKEGETYTVHDLWLGVFLRSGNDAVHVLSAMNGGVAATVAQMNEHAGELQALDTHVVSPDGYDAPGQVSSAYDLTLFARSGLQKKDFREYCSTVSAKFPGETTKNKKGKTSRGTFEIQNTNRLLSGDYDISQYPGIAGVKNGNTTNAGATFTGVAERNGKVLLVTVMNPEKSDHNEVYKETAALFDWGFQAAGKVTPVGELVAPRNAAQPSAQPGANPSAGTGQAGGAGNASAKPVAGAVADDGSGGMWIALAITGGLLVLLAGGAWLVNRRWPLPDLVRRRR; encoded by the coding sequence GTGCCCGCACCCATGAAGCAGACCGTCAGGCGCTCCCTGCTGGTCACCTCCGCGACCCTCGCGGCCCTCGCGCTGACCGCCCCCGTCTCGCTCGCCGCGCCGATCCCGCCCCCGTCGGCGCCCCGTTCGCCCTCGGCGTCGCCGCCCGCCTCGGCGTCGGCCTCGCCGTCCGCCGGAGCCTCGAAGCGGGCCTCGGCGTCCGCCGCTCCCTCGGTCACTCCCCCGGCGAAGATGTCGACCGTGGGCGGCGCCCGGCTCGGCCAGGCCGGCACCCAGGTGACGATCGCGGGCGGCGCGCCGGTGCTGCCGAAGGACCTCACGGCGCGGTCGTGGATCGTCGCGGACGCCGAGTCGGGCGATGTGCTCGCCTCGCACAACGCGCACTGGCGGCTGCCCCCGGCGAGCACGATGAAGATGCTGTTCGCCGACACCGTGCTGCCTCGTTTCCCCCGGGCCACCGTGCACAAGGTCGACCCGAAGGACCTGGCCGGCATCGGCTCGGGCTCCAGCCTCGTCGGCATAAAGGAGGGCGAGACGTATACGGTCCACGACCTGTGGCTCGGCGTCTTCCTGCGGTCGGGCAACGACGCCGTGCACGTCCTGTCCGCGATGAACGGCGGCGTCGCCGCCACGGTCGCCCAGATGAACGAGCACGCCGGCGAACTGCAGGCCCTCGACACCCACGTCGTCTCCCCGGACGGCTACGACGCGCCCGGGCAGGTCTCCTCGGCGTACGACCTGACGCTGTTCGCCCGTTCGGGCCTGCAGAAGAAGGACTTCCGGGAGTACTGCTCGACCGTCTCGGCCAAGTTCCCCGGCGAGACGACGAAGAACAAGAAGGGAAAGACCAGCCGCGGGACCTTCGAGATCCAGAACACCAACCGGCTGCTGAGCGGCGACTACGACATCTCCCAGTACCCGGGCATCGCGGGCGTCAAGAACGGCAACACCACCAACGCGGGCGCCACCTTCACCGGCGTCGCCGAGCGCAACGGCAAGGTGCTGCTCGTCACGGTCATGAACCCGGAGAAGTCCGACCACAACGAGGTCTACAAGGAGACCGCCGCCCTGTTCGACTGGGGGTTCCAGGCGGCCGGCAAGGTTACTCCGGTGGGCGAGCTGGTCGCGCCGAGGAACGCCGCGCAGCCGAGCGCCCAGCCCGGCGCGAACCCGTCCGCGGGGACGGGGCAGGCGGGCGGCGCGGGGAACGCGTCGGCGAAGCCGGTGGCGGGCGCGGTGGCGGACGACGGCTCCGGCGGCATGTGGATCGCGCTGGCGATCACCGGCGGTCTGTTGGTGCTGCTCGCGGGCGGCGCGTGGCTGGTCAACCGGCGCTGGCCGCTGCCGGACCTGGTACGACGTCGTCGCTGA
- a CDS encoding YihY/virulence factor BrkB family protein, with product MDWLSKLPGIGPAVARLMATHAWRSYERLDRVKWTRLAAAMTFVSFVALFPLLTVAAAVAAATLSESRQQELQDKIADQVPGISDQIDINGLVENAGTIGSIAGAVLLLTGIGWVGQMRDCLRAVWELPDKDENPVLAKAKDAGVLVGLGGALLLTLAISTVASALVDWITDELGIDQAGWGSVLLRSAAFAVAVLADFLLLLYVLTLLPGVEPGRRRLVVAAFIGAVGFELLKLLLSGYMQGVAAKSMYGAFGVPIALLLWINFTAKLVLYCAAWTATGSAPDEPGDIDVSDDVVPGPAAASAG from the coding sequence ATGGACTGGCTCAGCAAGCTGCCCGGGATCGGGCCGGCGGTCGCGCGTCTCATGGCCACGCACGCGTGGCGGTCGTACGAGCGCCTGGACCGCGTGAAGTGGACGCGGCTCGCCGCCGCGATGACGTTCGTCAGCTTCGTCGCGCTCTTCCCGCTGCTCACCGTCGCCGCAGCCGTCGCCGCCGCCACGCTGAGCGAGTCCCGGCAGCAGGAACTCCAGGACAAGATCGCCGACCAGGTCCCCGGCATCTCCGACCAGATCGACATCAACGGACTGGTCGAGAACGCCGGCACGATCGGGTCCATCGCCGGCGCCGTCCTGCTGCTCACCGGCATCGGCTGGGTCGGGCAGATGCGGGACTGCCTGCGCGCGGTGTGGGAGCTGCCCGACAAGGACGAGAACCCGGTCCTCGCCAAGGCGAAGGACGCCGGTGTCCTCGTCGGGCTCGGCGGCGCGCTCCTGCTCACCCTCGCGATCTCCACCGTCGCCTCGGCGCTGGTCGACTGGATCACGGACGAACTAGGCATCGACCAGGCCGGCTGGGGCAGCGTCCTGCTGCGGTCCGCCGCGTTCGCCGTCGCCGTCCTCGCCGACTTCCTGCTGCTGCTCTACGTCCTCACCCTGCTGCCGGGCGTCGAACCGGGCCGCCGCCGGCTCGTCGTCGCCGCGTTCATCGGCGCCGTCGGCTTCGAGCTGCTGAAGCTGCTGCTGAGCGGATACATGCAGGGCGTGGCCGCGAAGAGCATGTACGGCGCGTTCGGCGTGCCCATCGCCCTGCTGCTGTGGATCAACTTCACCGCGAAGCTGGTCCTGTACTGCGCGGCCTGGACGGCGACCGGCAGCGCACCCGACGAGCCCGGGGACATCGACGTCAGCGACGACGTCGTACCAGGTCCGGCAGCGGCCAGCGCCGGTTGA
- a CDS encoding decaprenylphospho-beta-D-erythro-pentofuranosid-2-ulose 2-reductase — translation MKDASGLPQSLLVLGGTSEIALATARRLIARRTRTVWLAGRPSPALESAAAKLRLLGADVHTVPFDALDPESHETVLGKVFAEGDVDLVLLAFGVLGDQANDEREPAAAVRVAQTNYTGAVSAGLIAAQALQAQGHGSLVVFSSVAAERARRSNFIYGSSKAGLDAFAQGLGDALHGTGVHVMVVRPGFVRTAKTAGREETPPTTTPEEVATAVELGLRRRSETVWAPGVLRAVMSALRHLPRGLFRRLPL, via the coding sequence ATGAAGGACGCCTCCGGCCTCCCCCAGTCCCTGCTCGTCCTCGGCGGCACGTCCGAGATCGCCCTGGCCACCGCGCGCCGGCTGATCGCCCGCCGCACCCGCACGGTGTGGCTGGCCGGGCGGCCGTCGCCGGCCCTGGAGTCGGCCGCCGCGAAGCTGCGGCTGCTGGGGGCGGACGTCCACACCGTGCCGTTCGACGCGCTGGACCCGGAGTCCCACGAGACGGTCCTCGGGAAGGTCTTCGCCGAGGGCGACGTCGACCTGGTGCTGCTCGCCTTCGGCGTCCTCGGCGACCAGGCGAACGACGAGCGCGAGCCGGCGGCCGCGGTGCGCGTCGCGCAGACCAACTACACGGGGGCGGTGTCCGCCGGCCTGATCGCCGCGCAGGCCCTGCAGGCGCAGGGACACGGCTCGCTGGTGGTGTTCTCGTCGGTGGCCGCCGAGCGGGCCCGCCGCTCCAACTTCATCTACGGCTCCAGCAAGGCCGGCCTCGACGCCTTCGCCCAGGGTCTGGGCGACGCCCTGCACGGCACCGGCGTCCACGTCATGGTCGTCCGCCCCGGGTTCGTGCGGACGGCGAAGACGGCCGGGCGGGAGGAGACGCCGCCGACGACCACCCCGGAGGAGGTCGCCACGGCCGTCGAACTGGGACTGCGGCGCCGCTCGGAGACGGTCTGGGCGCCCGGGGTGCTGCGCGCGGTGATGTCCGCCCTGCGCCACCTGCCGCGGGGCCTGTTCCGGCGACTGCCGCTCTGA
- a CDS encoding 2'-5' RNA ligase family protein produces MGTVTIGVSIAVPEPHGSLLQERRTGFGDAAAHGIPTHVTLLPPTEIDAGALPAVEAHLAEVAAAGRPFPMRLSGTGTFRPLSPVVYLRVVQGAETCARLQQRIRDASGPLVRELQFPYHPHVTVAHGIDEAAMDRAFQELAGYEAEWPCTGFALAEQGADGVWRKLREYPFGGTVVPPQAAHVDRGSLPAR; encoded by the coding sequence GTGGGGACCGTAACGATCGGCGTGTCGATCGCGGTCCCGGAGCCTCACGGCAGCCTGCTCCAGGAGCGGCGCACAGGCTTCGGCGACGCCGCGGCTCACGGCATCCCCACCCACGTCACGCTCCTGCCGCCGACCGAGATCGACGCGGGCGCGCTGCCCGCCGTCGAGGCGCACCTCGCCGAGGTCGCGGCGGCCGGCCGGCCCTTCCCGATGCGGCTGTCCGGCACCGGGACGTTCCGGCCGCTGTCGCCGGTGGTCTACCTGAGGGTCGTTCAGGGCGCGGAGACCTGCGCTCGGCTCCAGCAGCGCATCCGGGACGCCTCCGGGCCCCTCGTGCGTGAGCTGCAGTTCCCGTACCACCCGCACGTCACCGTCGCGCACGGCATCGACGAGGCGGCGATGGACCGGGCCTTCCAGGAGCTCGCCGGCTACGAGGCCGAGTGGCCCTGCACCGGCTTCGCCCTCGCCGAACAGGGAGCCGACGGCGTCTGGCGCAAGCTCCGCGAGTACCCCTTCGGCGGCACGGTGGTGCCCCCGCAGGCCGCCCACGTCGACCGGGGTTCCCTGCCGGCCCGCTGA
- the trpS gene encoding tryptophan--tRNA ligase, whose product MASDRPRVLSGIQPTAGSFHLGNYLGAVRQWVALQESHDAFYMVVDLHAITVPQDPKELGANTRLAAAQLLAAGLDPERCTLFVQSHVPEHAQLAWVMNCLTGFGEASRMTQFKDKSARQGADRASVGLFTYPILQVADILLYQAHEVPVGEDQRQHIELTRDLAERFNGRYGETFTIPKPYILRETAKIYDLQDPSIKMSKSASTPKGLINLLDEPKATAKKVRSAVTDTDTVIRYDAANKPGVSNLLTILSTLTGRSVPELELAYEGKLYGALKTDLADVVVDFVTPFRDRTQQYLDDPETLDSILAKGAEKARAVAAETLSRTYERMGFLPAKH is encoded by the coding sequence ATGGCCTCAGACCGACCGCGCGTGCTCTCCGGAATCCAGCCCACCGCAGGCTCGTTCCACCTCGGCAACTACCTCGGCGCCGTCCGCCAGTGGGTGGCCCTGCAGGAGTCCCACGACGCCTTCTACATGGTCGTCGACCTGCACGCGATCACGGTCCCGCAGGACCCGAAGGAGCTCGGCGCGAACACGCGGCTGGCCGCCGCCCAGCTCCTCGCGGCCGGTCTCGACCCCGAGCGCTGCACGCTGTTCGTCCAGAGCCACGTCCCCGAGCACGCGCAGCTCGCCTGGGTCATGAACTGCCTCACCGGCTTCGGCGAGGCCAGCCGGATGACGCAGTTCAAGGACAAGTCCGCCCGGCAGGGCGCCGACCGCGCGAGCGTCGGCCTCTTCACGTACCCGATCCTCCAGGTCGCCGACATCCTGCTCTACCAGGCCCACGAGGTCCCGGTGGGTGAGGACCAGCGCCAGCACATCGAGCTCACCCGCGACCTCGCCGAGCGCTTCAACGGCCGCTACGGCGAGACGTTCACCATCCCGAAGCCGTACATCCTGCGCGAGACCGCGAAGATCTACGACCTCCAGGACCCGTCGATCAAGATGAGCAAGTCGGCGTCCACGCCCAAGGGCCTCATCAACCTGCTCGACGAGCCGAAGGCCACCGCGAAGAAGGTGCGCAGCGCGGTCACCGACACCGACACGGTCATCCGCTACGACGCCGCGAACAAGCCCGGCGTCAGCAACCTGCTCACGATCCTCTCGACGCTGACCGGCCGAAGCGTCCCCGAGCTGGAGCTCGCTTACGAGGGCAAGCTCTACGGCGCGCTCAAGACGGACCTCGCCGACGTCGTCGTCGACTTCGTGACGCCGTTCCGGGACCGCACCCAGCAGTACCTGGACGACCCCGAGACGCTCGACTCGATCCTCGCCAAGGGCGCCGAGAAGGCACGCGCCGTGGCCGCCGAGACGCTGTCCCGGACGTACGAGCGGATGGGCTTCCTGCCCGCGAAGCACTGA